One bacterium genomic region harbors:
- the cysK gene encoding cysteine synthase A: MAKIANNITELIGNTPLVKLNKIARGVDAQIVGKLEFFNPCGSIKDRIGVNMIEEAEKQGLLKKDSVVVEPTSGNTGIALAFVCAVKGYKLILTMPETMSRERRNVLRALGAELVLTPGSEGMRGAIKKAEKIVRKNPKAFMPQQFKNPANPEAHRRTTALEIWDDTDGRVDVLVAGIGTGGTITGIAEVIKKKKSLFKAIAVEPAGSPILSGGKSGPHKIQGIGAGFIPEVLNRGIIDEVITVANEEAMTTASRLAKEEGIFAGISSGAAVYAALKIGEREENKGKLIVVILPDLGDRYLFEPTEDRPLIT; encoded by the coding sequence ATGGCAAAGATTGCAAATAATATAACCGAACTAATAGGTAATACGCCTTTGGTAAAATTAAATAAAATAGCAAGGGGCGTAGACGCGCAAATTGTCGGGAAACTGGAATTTTTCAATCCTTGCGGGAGCATTAAGGACCGTATAGGAGTAAACATGATTGAAGAGGCAGAAAAGCAAGGGTTACTGAAAAAAGATTCCGTTGTTGTAGAGCCCACATCAGGCAATACTGGAATTGCACTTGCTTTTGTTTGTGCTGTCAAAGGGTATAAATTAATACTGACTATGCCGGAGACAATGAGCAGGGAAAGAAGAAATGTGCTTAGAGCCTTAGGCGCCGAGCTTGTTCTTACGCCCGGGAGTGAAGGTATGAGAGGCGCAATCAAAAAAGCGGAAAAAATCGTGAGAAAGAACCCAAAGGCCTTTATGCCGCAACAATTTAAGAATCCGGCTAATCCTGAAGCACATCGAAGGACGACAGCATTAGAAATTTGGGATGATACGGACGGCAGAGTTGATGTTTTGGTTGCAGGAATTGGGACTGGAGGAACGATTACAGGTATTGCAGAAGTGATTAAAAAGAAAAAATCGTTATTTAAAGCTATTGCCGTTGAACCTGCGGGTTCGCCGATTCTTTCCGGCGGTAAGTCTGGTCCTCATAAGATTCAGGGAATTGGCGCGGGTTTTATTCCAGAAGTGTTGAATCGGGGTATTATTGACGAAGTGATAACAGTAGCGAATGAAGAAGCCATGACAACTGCCAGCCGACTTGCTAAAGAAGAAGGGATATTTGCGGGAATTTCGTCAGGCGCAGCTGTTTATGCGGCATTGAAAATTGGCGAAAGAGAAGAAAATAAAGGCAAATTAATTGTTGTTATTTTGCCGGATTTGGGTGACCGTTATTTATTTGAACCTACGGAAGATAGACCTCTAATAACATGA
- a CDS encoding RrF2 family transcriptional regulator, with translation MKLSTRGRYGTRAMLDLAMHIAEGTVLLKDIARREEISERYLENIMRTLVSSGLAISVQGRNGGFSLAKKTSDIKLSEIIRAVEGSMLPVFCIDNPKSCKRNAACVTREIWEKLRTAMFDVLDSITLEDMVKTQKDKLEDGKVEMYHI, from the coding sequence ATGAAACTTTCTACAAGAGGGCGTTACGGGACAAGAGCTATGTTGGATTTGGCAATGCATATAGCGGAGGGAACAGTGTTGCTGAAAGACATTGCCCGAAGAGAAGAAATCTCGGAAAGATATTTAGAAAATATAATGAGAACTCTGGTGTCAAGCGGTTTAGCGATTAGCGTTCAAGGAAGAAATGGTGGATTTAGTTTGGCAAAGAAGACGTCCGATATAAAATTAAGCGAGATAATTCGGGCGGTTGAAGGTTCGATGTTGCCTGTATTTTGCATAGATAATCCAAAATCATGCAAAAGGAATGCCGCTTGTGTTACCCGAGAGATTTGGGAAAAACTGAGAACAGCAATGTTTGATGTTCTGGATTCGATAACTCTGGAAGATATGGTAAAGACGCAAAAAGACAAATTAGAAGATGGAAAAGTAGAGATGTATCATATTTAA